CTTCGCCTGCACTCCCATACAGGCGGATGAGCAATCTTTCGCCACTCTGCCTTGCCCACGCAAGATTGAGATTTTTTGACGTAATTTCAGAGTCTTAAAATTGCGCCTATGCTTTGCTGTGCGAAATTTCGCACAACCCAACAATACAAACGTGCGATAAACCGCACAGTTTCAGATTTTCTTTTTCGTCGAATACTTCGAGATCGAGCCCAAAGGCGCGCCTCGATGTGCACAGCGTTCCAAGCCGTTCAGCGGCGGTAATCGTCTGGCTTAATGTCATAGCGCGCGAGCTTGTCGTAAAACGTCTTGCGCGGCAGCTTTAGCGCTTCGGCAGCGGCGCTGGCTTTGCCATTTTGCCGCCCAAGAGCTGCAATCAGAAGCGAGCGTTCGACCCGCGCCATCTGCTCCGCAAGCCCCAGATCGCCCGCATTCCCGACCGTATCTGCCATCCCAAGCACAAAGCGCATCGCGGCGCTCATAAGCGAGCGGGTATTGCCAGGCCAGTCCTGAGCCATCAACGCCGAAAGTGTATCTGGTGAAATTTCGGGGCTCACAAGGCCCGCTTGCTCAGCCGCTTGGCGCACATAATGTTGGAATATAACAGGGATATCCTCGGGCCGTTCGCTGAGGGCAGGAATGCGCAAGCTCATCCCCTCAAGGCGATAGAACAGCTCCGCATTGAAGCGCCCTGCCTCAACGACCTCTTGCAAGTCACCAGAACACCCCGCGATCAAACGCGTCGCCAGTCCCGCATCGAGCCGCTCCGCCATGGAATATTGCAGGCTTGCCGGCAATGTATCGATCTCATCCAGAAACAACGTCCCTTCTGCCGCATCGTGAAGTGCGGCTTCAAACCCTGCCACATCCAGCGCTGACGATTGACGGCGCACAAAAGGCCCTCCACGACGGCGCGAACTCAAATGCACCACCTCGGCGACTTTTGCGATTCCTGCACCTCGCGGCCCTGTCACAAGCGCCTCAACATCAAGCCGTGCGAGCTTGCGCACCCTGCTGCGCAAATCCTCGGCTTTTTGAGACGTCCCAAAAATCATCCGCGCGGCAGCGTCTCCCGCCAGCGCCTCAGCCTTCAAAGCGCGGTTTTCCAGAACAAGCGCTCTTGTCGTCAATGCACGGCGCAGCACGGCCAGCAAAGCCTCTGGCGCACAGGGCTTTTCAAGAAAGTCAAACGCGCCCTCGCCCATCGCCTTCACGGCCATCGGGATGTCACCCTCCCCAGTCAGCAAAATCACAGGCAGTTCAGGATCCACGCCTCGCGCATGCGCCAAGAGGTGAAAGCCATCGCGTCCGGGCATGCGCATATCTGAAAGCACAGCTCCGTCAAACTCGGCGCTGATATGATCTTTGGCTTCAATAAACGAGCCCGCCAAAACAGGCCGAAGCCCCTCCAACTCAAGCGTCTGTGCAAGAGCGTCGCGCACCGCGCGATCATCATCCACAATCAGAACTATCTTGCTCATACCGAACTCTCCTCGCGCCAACGTTCCAGCTCGACAGTAAAGACAGCGCCTCGCGCGCCTTCTGTCATGCTCGCATTGCGCCCTGTAATCTTGCCACCAAAGCTTTCTATCAAACCATAAGAGATCGACAGGCCAAGCCCCATCCCCTCGGCACTGCCCACAGCTTTTGTGGAGTAAAACGGTTCAAATATCTTCTCAGGGTCCGTGATCCCTGGCCCTGTATCGCGCACATCCACCATCAGGCGCTCGCCCGCATGGCAGCGAATTCGGATAGTCTTCTCCCCCGCCTGCCCCTGCATCGCATCTGCGGCATTGGTGATCAGATTGACAAAGACCTGCCCCAACCTGACCTCGCCCGCTTTGACATAGTAGGGTGTTTTAGGCGCCGTCCAGTCCATCGTAACGCCCGCCTCGGCGAGACGCGTCTCAGTCAAATCCACAGCCGAGTTGATCACGTTGCCCAGCTCGATCCGCCCCATTGGCTCCCTTTCATTGCGCGCAAAGGCCCTGAGATTCTTGATGATCCGCGCCGCTCGTGCGCTGAGAGCAGAAATGCGCTTGAGGTTGTCCTCGGCCACATCGCGCTTACCCTGCGCCAAAAAGCGCACACCGTTTTCAGCGAACTGCCCAATCGCCATGAGCGGCTGGTTCAGCTCATGACTGATCCCCGCACTCATCTGCCCCAAGGCACTCAGCTTGCCCGCTTGCACAAGGTCAGCCTGCGCGCGGCGCAACTCGCCTGTACGGGCCTCAACCCGCGCTTCAAGCTGACGGTTGGCCGAAAGAAGCGTGCGCCGCCGCTCTGTAACCAAAAACAGGATCGCTCCAAAAGCCACCAAGACCGCCGCCACGACCAAGGCCTGCAACCCAGCAAGCCGCTCCGCAGGCGCGACATCCACAAGCGCCTCGGCCCGCATCGCCATCACGGGCATCTCTTTTGTAAGATGCAGCGCGCGGCGCGGAATATACGGCCCAAGAGCCAGCTCCCATATTTCCTCGCCGCCCTGCAAGCTCTGAACAATCCGGCCCTCAGCACCGTCCTGTAGCACCAGTCCCGCATCTTCGGCCCGCACTTCAGCAAAAACAAGTTCGGAGCGGTTTGCCATAAAGACACGCCCATCAACGTTGGTGAAAAAGACAGCAGGCGAGCTTGAGCGCCAGCCGTATTCCAGCTCATCAATATCCACGACCACAAGCAACATCGCCCGCACACGCCCGTCACGGCCAAAATCAGGCGCCGCATAGAAATAGGCCCGCCGCGCGCCAGCTTGGCCCTGCACAATCCCGTGCCCTGTGCCAAGCGCGCCCTGCGCGGCACGCGCGCGCCAGGGCCCCTCAAGCGCCTCAGCTCCCAGAGTTTCTCCAGCCTGAGCCAGCAACACTCCTTCGCGGCTCACGTAAGCGAGCGCCAACGCCCCTGTCTTATCCGCAGCGCTGCGCAAGAAATCCTCCGCAGCCTCGCGTCTCAGGGCCTCTCCCGCGCCCGCGCCTGTCAAGGCTTCAAGACTGGGATGATCGGCCATCATGACTGCAAGCTCTTGATAGCGCTGGAGACGCGTCGCAAAGCGATCACCCGCCAAAGCAAGGTCTGCTTGCCCGCGCGCTTTAAGCTGCTCCATAGCCTGTGCCAGCCCGTAGCGATACACCCCGAAACTCACAGCCAGAACCAGCGCCAAAAATGCGCCCCATAGCCCCAACCTGATCAGAATACTTTGCCTCATGGGCCCTGCATAGCCTCTGCTCTGGCTCTTGCAAAGCCTCTAGCCGTCAGCGCCGGCCACCAACCTCAAAAGACAGCTTGGCCTTTCACTCTCTCGAAATATCACTGGGGTGCGGGGCTGACCCCCGCGGCATCACTCATGCGCAGGATCGTCCCGCTTAGAGAGGCAGCATCGTTGTGTGCTTGATCTCTTCCATCGACAAAAGCGCTGTGACATTGTGGATTTTCACTTCCGAAATCAGTGCCTGATAGAAGACATCATACGCGCGCGCATTGGGGACACGCACTTTCAGGATGTAGTCGATATCCCCTGCCAAGCGGTGTGCTTCCATCACTTCTGGCCGCTCGTGCAGTGCCCGCAAGAACGCATCCTGCCAATGCTTCTCATGTTCGCTCGTACGAATGAGAACAAAGAAACAAGCTTCAAGCCCAAGCGCCTCGGCATCCAGAAGCACGGTCTGCTGGCGGATCACACCGCTCTCTTTCATTTTGCGAATCCGGTTCCAGACAGGCGTCTTTGAGCTGCCCACTTGCGTGGCAATCTCATCCAAAGACTGCGCTCCGTCGCGTTGCAGCTCTGCCAGAATTTTCCGATCCAGCTCATCCAGACGAACAGACATTCCCGCTTCCTTCTCAAATCCAAACGCTCATCATGCTTGCTGCGCAAATTGAAACACATGTCCTTATTTGCAGCAGCTACTGGCGTCATATTGGAACAATTTCCTATATTCAAGCGGAACGTTAAGGATGAACGCCATGCAACATTACCCTGTTTTTCTCAACACACGCGCTGCACGCATTATACTTTCAGGTGGCGGCGAGGCGGCGTTGGCCAAGCTGCGTTTGCTTATGAAAACCGAAGCCAATTTGCATGTCTTTGCGCCAGACGCGGCACCCGAAATCATCGACTGGGCAAACGCAGGCGCACTCACACTTCATCGTCGGGCTCTCAAAGCGGAAGATGTCGCAGGCGCGGCGCTCGTTTATGCAGCCGATGAGGCCGAGGCCAGAGACAGCGAGACCGCAACTCTTGCCCACAGCGCCCGCGTCTTACTCAACATTGTCGATAATCTTGAAGGCAGTGACTTTATCACGCCCGCAATTGTAGATCGTGACCCCGTCACCATCGCCATTGGTACAGAAGGCGCGGCCCCCGTGCTCGCCCGCCAGATCAAAGCCGATCTTGAAGCGCGCCTGCCGTCCTCACTCGGTGCGCTGGCACGGATCGGCAAGGCCTTCCGCCACGCTGCCGACACCCTGCCGATGGGCCGGGCCCGTCGCGCCTTCTGGTCAGAGTATTACACCAAGACTGGTCCAGCCAGTATCTCCAAGGGCGAAGCGGCGACCAAAGCCGCGCTTGACACCCTGTTGGCGCAGCACCTCACCGAAGCGCCTGCCGAGGGCCATGTCGTATTTGCGGGCGCGGGCCCCGGAGACCCCGAGCTGCTCACACTCAAGGCCCGCCGCGCGCTGCATGAAGCGGATGTGGTGATCTATGATCGCCTTGTTTCTCCCGCTATTCTGGAGCTTGCGCGCCGTGAGGCGCTTATGCTCTCGGCAGGCAAAGAGGGCTTTGGCGCTGCCATGTCACAAGCTGATATCAATGCGCTCATTGTCAAACACGCAAGCGCGGGCGTGCAGGTTCTGCGCCTCAAGGGCGGGGATCCTGCTGTCTTTGCGCGTTTGGATGAAGAGATTGAGGCCTGCGAAGCGCATGACATTGCCTTCAGCATTATCCCAGGAATCACAGCAGCGTCGGCCTCGGCTGCGGCCTTGGGCCAAAGCCTCACCAAACGGGGCCGCAACACCGAGGCCCGCCTTGTGACAGGGCATGACATGCAGGGATATGCCGATCAGGACTGGAAGAGCCTCGCGCGCGCAGGCGAAGTCGCTGCCATCTATATGGGCAAGCGCGCCGCGCGGTTCATTCAAGGCCGCCTGCTGATGCATGGCGCTGCGGCAAACACGCCCGTCAGCCTTGTGGAGAACGCGAGCCTGCCCAACCAACGCATCGTTGCCACCACACTCGGCCAATTGCCAAACGCTTTGGCAGAGGCCGCGCTCACAGGCCCTGCGCTTACGCTTCTGGGCCTTGCCCCAAGAGACGCAGTGGCCCCCACTCTCAAACAGGAGGTCGCACAATGACGCCGAGCCTGATCACTGCCAATGCGCTCCTTGAGGGCGATGTCATTTACCTCACGGCCCAAGGCAGCTGGGCAAGAACAATGGCTGATGCCGAAGTCTTCACCGACGAGGCCGTGGCCGAGGAGCGCCTCTTCTCCGTCAATCCTTCCGAGGCTGTCGGCGCTTATCTTATGCCCGTGAGCCTTGCGGACGGCTCGCCCGCTCCCTTGCATTTTCGCGAGGCATTTCGTGCCACAGGCCCCTCCAACCGCTTTCACGGCAAACAAACCGAGGCTTTTTGAAATGTATCAATATGCAGACTTTGACAGAGCCTTTATCGCCGCGCGCAACGCGCAGTTTCGTGCTCAGGTCGCGCGGCGCATTTCTGGCGAACTTTCAGAAGATGAATTCAAGCCGCTGCGCCTGATGAACGGCGTCTATTTGCAGCTGCACGCCTATATGCTGCGCGTGGCGATACCCTATGGAACGCTCAACAGCGCCCAAATGGGTGTGCTTGCGGATTTGGCCGAGACTTATGACAAAGGCTACGGCCACTTCACCACCCGTCAGAACATTCAATACAATTGGCCAAAGCTTGGCGACATTCCCGATATGCTAGATGATCTCGCGCGCGTCGGCCTGCACGCGATCCAGACCTCAGGCAACACCATCCGTAACGTGACCGCTGACCACTTCGCAGGTGCGGCTGCAGATGAGCTGGCCGACCCGCGCCCCATTGCCGAACTGATCCGCCAATGGAGCACCGACCACCCAGAGTTTCAGTTCTTGCCACGCAAATTCAAAGTCGCTGTAACAGGCAGCCCCAATGACCGCGCAGTGACCGCCGCGCATGACATAGGGCTGCGCATTGTTGCCCGTGACGGCGCACTTGGGTATCAGGTTTTGGTCGGCGGCGGCCTCGGTCGTACCCCCATGATTGGCAAAGTTATCAAGGACTTCTTACCCGAAGCTGATCTCTTGCCTTACCTTGAGGCTGTGGTCTCCGTGTGGAATACTCTCGGACGGCGCGACAACAAATATAAGGCGCGCATCAAGATCACAGTCCATGAGCACGGCGTTGCGGAAATATCCCGTCTTGTGGAGGAGCGTTTTGCGCTGATCCGCCCAACGTTTAGTGGCGTTGATCAGATCCTTCTGGCTGATATCCGCGCCCAATTTGCCCCGCCCGTTTTTCGCGCGGCGCCCCTCGTGGCCTATGACGCAGCTTACGTCGCTGACCCCGTGTTTCGCGCTTGGGCCGATACCAACCTTGCGCGCCATAAACGGGCAGATCATGCCATCGTGACAATCTCTCTGAAAGCCCACGGCGAGACGCCCGGCGATGCGACTGTCGCGCAAATGCGCCTTATGGCCGATCTTGCTGCGCGCTTTGGCTATGACGCCCTGCGCATCTCTCACGAGCAAAACGTGATCTTGCCTCATGTTGCGCGCGCCGACCTGCCGACGCTTCACGCCGCGCTGAAAGCGCAAGGTCTCGCAACGGCCAATATCGGCCTTCTAAGCGATATCATTGCTTGCCCCGGCATGGATTATTGCGCCCTCGCGACGGCGCGCTCCATCCCCGTTGCGCAAGACTTGGCACAGCACTTTGACGCGCTCAAGCTTGAGCACGACATCGGGCCACTGAAGCTAAAAATTTCGGGCTGCATCAACGCCTGTGGGCATCATCACGTGGGCCATATCGGTATCTTGGGCCTCGACCGAGCAGGCGTTGAAAGCTACCAAATCACACTTGGAGGCGATCACGGGACAGACCTTGCGCTTGGCGGGCGCACGGGGCCTGGCTTTAGCTATGGTGAGATCGTCCCTGCCATCGAACGCATCCTGCGCTGCTATCTGGCCTTGCGCGAAAGCCGCGAAGAAACCTTTCTTGAGGCGTTTCGCCGCCTTGGCCTAGCGCCGTTCAAAGCGGCCCTTTATGCGCCAGAAGCCCCCGCAAAGGAGCTGATCCATGCTGCAGAGTAACTTGGCCGCCAAAGCGGAACAACTCAACCTGCGCTTTGCACGCCTGCCTGCGGAATCGCTTCTCAAAGAAGTGTTTGCGCATGGCTTACTGGGGCGTGCAGCGCTTGTCTCTTCCTTTGGCGGCGAGGCGGCTGTGCTGTTGCATATGCTGTCCAAAATCGCGCCCGATGCCCCTATTCTCTTCATTGATACGGAGCTGCTCTTCCCTGAGACACTGGCCTATCAGGCCGAGCTTGCCACGCGCTTTCAGCTCAGCAATGTGCAGAGACTGCGTGCAGACACATCATTCACAGACCCCACACGCCGCTTGCACCGCTCTGACCCAGAGGCCTGCTGCGCATTGCGCAAAACCGCTCCCTTGCAGGCGGCACTTGCGCCCTATGCCGCTTGGGCCTCGGGGCGTAAACGCTTCCAGGGCGGGGCGCGCAGCACACTTGAGCTGTTTGAGGCCGAGCACGGCACAGGCCGCATCAAACTCAATCCGCTGGCGAACTGGTCGCCCAAACAGATCACCTCCTATTTTGAGGCCCATGATCTGCCACGCCACCCCTTGACAGCAAAAGGCTATGGCTCCCTCGGCTGCGCGCCCTGCACAAGCCCCGCCAAAGGCCGCGCAGGCCGTTGGCAAGACCGCGCAAAAACAGAATGCGGCATTCACCTGCCCGCCACGACGCCCAAAGGAGAAAACGCATGACCCTTATCCGCGACCATGGTTTTGCCCCCGAAGACTGGCCCCACGGTTTTACAGAGAATCCCCGCGAAATCGCAGGCGAGAACGGGGCTGGTCTTGATCTGCCCCCCGACGCCACGCTTGAGCAAATCGCGGGCCGCCTGCCCTCGTTGCGGCTCATCCGCATTGACTTCCCGAGCTTTGCCGACGGACGCGGCTTTACGCTTGCACGCCAGCTGCGCCTCATGGGGTATCGCGGGCGCCTGCGTGCCGCAGGCCACCTCATCGCCGATCAATACGCTATGGCGCGGCGGGCAGGCTTTGACGAAGTGGAAATCTCAGAGGCCGAAGCCAGGCGTCAGCCAGAGGAGAGCTGGCTCTTTCGTGCCGATTGGCAGGCGCATGACTACCAAGCCCGCCTACGGGGCTGATTTGCCCTTCACCTGACATAGATCAAAGCTTACTAGAGGATATCGGTTTAAATCGCCGATAAGAGACATAATGAACGAGATAAGCAGCATGACCGAGGCAAAACCGATCAAAACGCCCACCCTGCCCGATGCGCAGACTGTCACCCAAGTAAAGCACTACACAGATCGTCTGTTCAGCTTCCGCTGTACGCGGCCTGCAAGCTTGCGCTTTCGCTCGGGCGAATTTGTCATGATCGGCCTCATGGGCGCGCCTGACGAAAAAACAGGCAAGCAAAAACCGCTTTTGCGCGCTTACTCCATTGCCTCACCGAGCTGGGACGAAGAGCTTGAATTCTATTCCATCAAGGTTCAGGACGGCCCACTCACCTCGCGCCTTCAGCATATCAATGTCGGGGATGAAGTCATCCTGCGCCCTAAGCCTGTTGGTACGCTCGTGCATGATGCCCTCTTGCCTGGGAAGCGGATATGGTTCTTTGCCACAGGTACGGGTTTTGCGCCCTTTGCGAGCCTGTTGCGTGAGCCACAGACCTATACGGATTATGACGAAGTCATCATCACCCACACCTGTCGCGAAGCCGGCGAGCTGACGTATGGCGCCGAGATCATTGAAAGCCTCAAGACAGACGAGCTCCTCAACGAAGTCATAGGCGATGGCTTTTGGAAGAAGATCAAATATTACCCGACCACAACCCGCGAAGAGAGCCCAAAAATGGGCCGTATCACCGATTTGATGCGCTCAGGCGAGGCCTTTACAGATCTTGGCGTTGAGCCGATCTGTCCAAAGAACGACCGCGCAATGATTTGTGGCAATCTTGCCTTTAACATTGAGCTTAAAGAGATGCTCGAAGGCTACGGCCTTGAAGAAGGCGCGAACTCAGAGCCAAAAACCTATGTTGTCGAAAAAGCGTTCCTCGACTAACGCGCTTTAACACATAGCCCATAAAAAAGCCCCGCTCAACCTGAGCGGGGCTTTCTGCTTGTCACGCGGTGTTAGGCTTACATGCCCATCGCTTCTTTTACTTTTGTCAGGATTTCTTTCAGCGCGTCAGGGTTGTCCTGAGCAGCTTCCAGACCCTTCTTGAGAAGGCCCTTCTGCATCGCGCCAATCTTGTCTGAACCGTCGATCATCTCGGCGACTTTTTCAAAATTGAACCCTTCAGGTGTGAGCAATTCGCCCATCCCTGTCATGGCGTCTGTCGCCGCTTCGGTTGTGGCTTCAGCGGCCGCTTCCGTTGCTGCAGCTGCGTCACTGGCAGCATCAGTTGTCGCTTCGGCAGCTTCTGAAGCTACGTCAGTTGCGGCTTCCGTGGTCGCTTCTACCGCATCCGTTGCTGTCTCAGTGACGGCTGTTGCCGCATCACTGGCCGCCTCAGTCGTGGCCTCAACTGCGTCAGTCGCAGCTTCTGTTGTGGTTTCAACTGCGTCAGTCGCTGTCTCGGTCACAGCTGTTGCTGCGTCTGTTGTCGCTTCCACAGCCTCGGCTGCAGTTTCAGTGACAGCAGTTGCTGCATCTGTTGCCGCTTCGGTGGTGGCTTCAACTGCGTCTGTCGCGGCATCGGCTGTCGCCTCGGCAGCTTCAGTCACGGCTGTTGCCGCTTCAGTTGCTGTTTCTGTCGCCGCATCCACAGCGCCTTCAACGGCTTCAGCAACGCCTTCGGCGGCTTCAGTGACGGCTTCAACAGGGGCAACTTCTGTCACCGTCTCTGTCACGCTTTCAACGGCTTCTGTCACGCTCTGGCCCGAATACACAAAGTACCCAACGCCCAAAACAATAGCCGCAAGCACAATCCACAGTAAATTCTTCATAACTCTTTCCCCTTAGGTTCGGGCGCCCAGATTCTTCTGGGGCGCGCTCAATCTGCCAAATGGCGTAGGCCAACGGAAGCTGCAAGGGGGAAAGCCTCCAAAATCAGCTCAAATCAGCCGATTGCCGCTTGAATCCGCCTCATTCGCGCTCTACCCTGCCCGACGACTAGCTAGGTCAACAACACAAGGATCAAAACCATAGCCCGTAGACCTCATAACGCGCCTCCACAGCGCGACACTGGCCCCCGCGTCAATGACCGTATCACAAGCACTGAAATCCGTCTGATTGGCGCCGATGGCGAAAACGTAGGTGTTGTGACGCCTGCGCAAGCCATGATTATGGCCGAAGAGGCAGAACTCGACCTTGTCGAGATTTCGCCCAATGCAAACCCACCCGTTTGCAAAATAATGGATTTCGGCAAGTTCAAATACGAACAGCAGAAGCGCGAAGCCGAGGCCCGCAAAAAGCAGAAGATCATCGAGATCAAAGAGGTCAAGTTCCGCCCGAACACCGACACGCATGATTACGACGTCAAAATGCGCAACGTGGTCAAGTTTCTCAACAACGGTGACAAAGTCAAAGTCACGCTGCGCTTTCGCGGCCGTGAGATGGCGCACCAGAACTTGGGCCGCGAACTTCTGGAGCGTATCGCAGATGACGTGATCGCAGCAGAGCTCGGCAAGATCGAGAACTTCCCCAAGATGGAAGGCCGCCAAATGGTTATGCTGATCGGTCCAACCGCAAGCAAATGATCTCGCTCGCACGAATAGACACGCCCCGCCTAATCCGCGGGGCGTTTTGCGTTTGAAAGGAACCTCTCATGTGGGAAGAGCGCTACAAAACCCCTGACTACCTCTTTGGCACAGAGCCCGCCGACTTTCTAAAGGCTCACGAGGCCCTACTCACATCGGGCCAAACAGCGCTTAGCGTCGCAGACGGAGAAGGCCGCAATTCAGTCTTCCTCGCCGAGAAAGGTCTTTCTGTCACAGCTCTCGAATATGCCCCCTCTGCCATTGCCAAGGCAAAAGCGCTTGCCACCAAGCGCGGTGTTCAGGTCGATTTTTGTGAGGTGGATGTTCTGTCTCACGCGTTTGAAGAGACTTACGACATGGTCCTTGGTATTTTCATTCAATTCCTCGGCCCCGCCGAGCGGAGTCTGGTCTTTGAGCGGATGAAAGGTGCTGTCAAACCACAGGGCCTTATGATGCTGCACGGCTATACCCCCGAACAGATCACCTTTAAGACAGGCGGCCCGCCTCAAGCCGAAAACATGTATACGAAAGAGCTTCTCAAAGACGCCTTCTCAGATTGGGACATCCTCACCTGCCGCTCCTATGAGGCCGAAATCTCGGAGGGCACAGGCCACGCAGGTCGCTCCGCCTTGATCGACTTCATTGCCCGCAAACCAGACTGAACTTCCTTTAGACATTAAAGCGGCCAGCCCCTGCTCTAAGCCTGTGCACCCAAGCCAAAAAGCAAACGGCCCACGTTTTTCAACGCAGGCCGCTTACCCATGGGTCTCTTCAGGGATTACTCAGCAGGCACAGCCACGCCGCCGCCGCCAATCCGCTCAGGCAGAACGAAAGCGATAACAATAAAGGCCAGCCCCATCAGGATACCGATGATATCGCCTGACATGGCCGTTAGCCCGTCAAACTTTGAGCCAGGGACTGTACCGAGCGTGGTCTTTCCGCCCATGACATCGTCCAGCATGCCGCTGGCTTTCCACGCGGGATAAGTGACCATATAGGCCGCAGCCCCAAGCAAGCCGCCAGCGATAAAGAAGAGCGCGTCCTTGCGTCCCGAGGCCGCTGCACAAACGCCCGTACCTGGGCAGAAGCCAGAGGCCGCCCAGCCTGCGCCGAGCATAAGACCCCCTACAAACACACCGACATAGGCGGCTTTGACACTCATATGGCCCACATCCACAAGCCCGATCATCTGGCCGGCAAACATCAGAACAGAGCCTGTGCCGATCGCGAGCAGAATGGTTTTCATCAGGTTGAGGTTTGTCAGCGCCAGCATACGACCAATATAGGTCGGGTTGGTTGCGCCGATACGGTCAAGCACTGCGCCGAACGCTGCGCCAATCACAATTGCGAGTAAAATTTCCATCTCAGCTCTCCTTCCGATACATCATCAACGCCACGGGGACAGCCGCAGCAAAAGCACCCGCTGCAAAGAGATAGCCCGACACAGCCGTCTGCATCATCCCGCTCATCATATGGCCCGAGGTACAGCCACCAGCGAGGCGCGCGCCGTAAAGCACAATAAAACCGCCCAAAAAGGCCACAAGGTAGCGCTTCGTCTGGCTGTTTCCATAGGTGTTGCGCCATATTTCAGGCATCCCGCGCTCAGCAGCATCAAGCCCGCCACGCAGGCGTGTGGATATAAAAGCCCCAGCCATCATCGCCAGAACAAAGATAAACGAATAGTTCAGCGGGTTGGCGACAGATTTGGCATATTTGCCGCCCGATTTTGCCAGATAGGCGTTGGTTGAGGTATAACCCTCTTCCGTTTTGGTCACGAGTTCGCTGTTCACTACGTCGCCAATGATGCCATCCAAAATGACAAATTGCGTACTCACGCCAATC
This genomic window from Lentibacter algarum contains:
- a CDS encoding ferredoxin--NADP reductase — encoded protein: MNEISSMTEAKPIKTPTLPDAQTVTQVKHYTDRLFSFRCTRPASLRFRSGEFVMIGLMGAPDEKTGKQKPLLRAYSIASPSWDEELEFYSIKVQDGPLTSRLQHINVGDEVILRPKPVGTLVHDALLPGKRIWFFATGTGFAPFASLLREPQTYTDYDEVIITHTCREAGELTYGAEIIESLKTDELLNEVIGDGFWKKIKYYPTTTREESPKMGRITDLMRSGEAFTDLGVEPICPKNDRAMICGNLAFNIELKEMLEGYGLEEGANSEPKTYVVEKAFLD
- the infC gene encoding translation initiation factor IF-3: MARRPHNAPPQRDTGPRVNDRITSTEIRLIGADGENVGVVTPAQAMIMAEEAELDLVEISPNANPPVCKIMDFGKFKYEQQKREAEARKKQKIIEIKEVKFRPNTDTHDYDVKMRNVVKFLNNGDKVKVTLRFRGREMAHQNLGRELLERIADDVIAAELGKIENFPKMEGRQMVMLIGPTASK
- a CDS encoding class I SAM-dependent methyltransferase; this encodes MWEERYKTPDYLFGTEPADFLKAHEALLTSGQTALSVADGEGRNSVFLAEKGLSVTALEYAPSAIAKAKALATKRGVQVDFCEVDVLSHAFEETYDMVLGIFIQFLGPAERSLVFERMKGAVKPQGLMMLHGYTPEQITFKTGGPPQAENMYTKELLKDAFSDWDILTCRSYEAEISEGTGHAGRSALIDFIARKPD
- a CDS encoding YeeE/YedE thiosulfate transporter family protein, with the translated sequence MEILLAIVIGAAFGAVLDRIGATNPTYIGRMLALTNLNLMKTILLAIGTGSVLMFAGQMIGLVDVGHMSVKAAYVGVFVGGLMLGAGWAASGFCPGTGVCAAASGRKDALFFIAGGLLGAAAYMVTYPAWKASGMLDDVMGGKTTLGTVPGSKFDGLTAMSGDIIGILMGLAFIVIAFVLPERIGGGGVAVPAE
- a CDS encoding YeeE/YedE thiosulfate transporter family protein produces the protein MTLDWKIGGVLLGGVFFLAVLLVKPIGVSTQFVILDGIIGDVVNSELVTKTEEGYTSTNAYLAKSGGKYAKSVANPLNYSFIFVLAMMAGAFISTRLRGGLDAAERGMPEIWRNTYGNSQTKRYLVAFLGGFIVLYGARLAGGCTSGHMMSGMMQTAVSGYLFAAGAFAAAVPVALMMYRKES